In Flavobacterium sp. WV_118_3, one DNA window encodes the following:
- a CDS encoding choice-of-anchor J domain-containing protein has product MVKRLLMMLAFVPFISHGQFLQNFDGGTTIPTGWTVVNGGDTGTWVIVNFTGATGISAHSGTNAAAIGYGSTAHDDYLVTPAVTVTAGVSDFLTFWARSRDPLYPETISVKISTTGTAAANFTATLAASVAPASGASFYQYQYDLSAYVGQTIYIGFHSTTTDMFYFDIDDVEVTALPSCLAPTNPIVDAVTEATAAISWTPGAGTTNFEVQYGAPGFTAGSGTAAPPVTGATATTLSGLTANTAYEYYVRANCGSGNFSAWVGPRAFTTSCASVTAFPFTESFDAATIPSCWSNQTVSGTANWAYVTANGNSSITPRTGARMAEFRTTTTGNKTKLVSPPLDLTAVSSPQLSFYYANVNWFGDIDELRVYYKTSSNGAWTQIGADYTTEHAAWTQVTLSLPNPSATYYIAFEGTSNWARGLNLDDVTVSSALSAATFDKGNFRAYPNPVKNMLNLAYDQTISSVEIYNLLGQKVLSQNINLSEAQVDMSNLSAGNYLVKVFTGDVVKTIKIIKE; this is encoded by the coding sequence ATGGTAAAAAGACTACTCATGATGTTAGCTTTTGTCCCGTTTATAAGTCACGGACAATTCCTGCAAAACTTCGACGGAGGAACTACTATTCCTACCGGTTGGACCGTTGTTAACGGTGGTGATACCGGAACCTGGGTAATTGTTAATTTTACCGGGGCGACCGGTATTAGTGCGCATAGTGGAACCAATGCAGCCGCTATCGGTTATGGATCAACTGCTCACGATGATTATTTGGTCACTCCGGCTGTAACGGTTACGGCAGGTGTATCGGATTTCTTAACTTTCTGGGCAAGAAGCCGTGACCCGTTATATCCGGAAACAATCAGCGTGAAAATTTCAACTACCGGTACTGCTGCGGCTAATTTTACAGCAACTTTGGCTGCAAGTGTGGCGCCAGCAAGCGGGGCTTCTTTCTATCAATACCAATATGATTTATCTGCTTATGTCGGGCAAACAATCTATATCGGGTTTCATTCTACTACAACCGATATGTTCTATTTTGATATCGATGATGTAGAAGTAACGGCTTTACCAAGTTGTTTGGCGCCTACAAACCCGATTGTTGATGCTGTAACTGAAGCCACTGCTGCTATATCCTGGACTCCGGGAGCGGGAACAACTAATTTTGAGGTACAATATGGGGCACCTGGTTTTACTGCAGGTTCCGGTACGGCTGCACCACCGGTTACAGGAGCTACAGCTACAACTTTGTCGGGATTAACTGCAAATACGGCTTATGAATATTATGTTCGTGCCAATTGTGGAAGTGGCAATTTTAGTGCCTGGGTAGGTCCGAGAGCATTTACAACAAGTTGTGCATCGGTAACAGCGTTTCCTTTTACAGAAAGTTTTGATGCCGCTACCATTCCATCATGTTGGAGTAATCAAACGGTTTCCGGAACGGCAAACTGGGCGTATGTAACGGCAAATGGAAATAGCTCCATTACACCGAGAACAGGTGCCCGTATGGCGGAGTTTAGAACCACTACAACCGGAAACAAAACAAAATTAGTGTCACCTCCATTGGATTTAACGGCGGTATCCAGTCCGCAATTGAGTTTCTATTATGCTAACGTGAACTGGTTCGGTGATATCGATGAGTTGCGTGTTTACTACAAAACAAGTTCAAACGGTGCATGGACTCAAATCGGAGCAGACTATACTACGGAACATGCAGCCTGGACTCAGGTGACTTTATCGCTGCCAAATCCGTCAGCTACTTATTATATCGCTTTCGAAGGAACTTCAAACTGGGCAAGAGGTCTTAATCTCGATGATGTAACGGTGAGCAGTGCTTTATCGGCTGCTACATTTGATAAAGGGAATTTCAGAGCCTATCCGAACCCGGTTAAAAATATGTTGAACTTAGCATATGATCAAACAATTTCATCTGTTGAAATTTACAATTTGTTAGGGCAAAAAGTATTGTCACAAAATATAAACCTTTCCGAGGCTCAGGTAGATATGAGTAATTTATCTGCTGGGAACTACCTTGTGAAAGTATTTACCGGAGATGTGGTAAAAACAATTAAGATTATCAAAGAGTAA
- the purE gene encoding 5-(carboxyamino)imidazole ribonucleotide mutase: protein MSKVAIIMGSISDMPVMQDAITILKEFGITTEVDIVSAHRTPEKLFDFSTNAHKRGINVIIAGAGGAAHLPGMVASMSPLPVIGVPVKSSNSIDGWDSVLSILQMPGGVPVATVALNGAKNAGILAAQIIGSHDSAVLDKITAYKESLKQAVLKASEDLK, encoded by the coding sequence ATGAGCAAAGTAGCCATCATCATGGGTAGCATTTCGGATATGCCGGTAATGCAGGATGCCATCACTATATTAAAAGAATTCGGAATTACAACAGAAGTCGATATCGTATCAGCACACCGTACACCGGAAAAATTATTTGATTTTAGTACGAATGCCCACAAGCGCGGCATCAATGTTATTATAGCCGGAGCTGGTGGAGCCGCTCATTTACCTGGAATGGTCGCTTCGATGTCGCCCCTTCCCGTAATTGGTGTTCCGGTAAAATCCAGCAATTCGATAGACGGATGGGACAGTGTTCTTTCGATCCTTCAGATGCCAGGTGGCGTACCGGTAGCCACCGTAGCGTTAAACGGTGCCAAAAATGCCGGCATCCTGGCAGCACAGATTATCGGAAGTCACGACAGTGCCGTTCTGGATAAAATCACCGCGTATAAAGAAAGTCTGAAGCAAGCAGTTTTAAAAGCTTCCGAAGACTTAAAATAA
- a CDS encoding adenylate kinase, with product MINIVLFGKPGAGKGTQAEFLKEKYNLIHISTGDVFRYNIKNETVLGKEAKTYIDRGDLVPDSLTIKMLQDEVEKNPEASGFLFDGFPRTIAQAEALDAFLNSKNWEVTATIALEADDEILVQRLLERGKTSGRPDDQDEEKIRNRYQEYNEKTAPLMEYYSAQQKFHAVNGIGSIAEITERLSNVIEKL from the coding sequence ATGATTAATATCGTATTATTTGGAAAGCCCGGAGCCGGAAAAGGGACACAAGCCGAATTTTTAAAAGAAAAATACAACTTAATACACATTTCAACCGGTGACGTTTTCCGTTATAACATTAAAAATGAAACCGTATTAGGAAAGGAAGCCAAAACCTATATCGATCGTGGCGATTTGGTTCCGGACAGTCTTACTATTAAAATGCTTCAGGATGAAGTAGAGAAAAACCCGGAAGCGAGCGGTTTTCTTTTTGATGGTTTTCCGAGAACAATTGCACAGGCCGAAGCGCTGGATGCGTTCCTGAATTCCAAAAACTGGGAAGTAACCGCAACGATTGCGTTGGAAGCCGATGATGAAATTCTGGTACAACGATTGTTGGAAAGAGGAAAAACATCGGGAAGACCGGACGATCAGGATGAAGAAAAAATCAGAAACCGTTACCAGGAATATAACGAAAAAACAGCGCCGCTAATGGAATATTACAGTGCACAGCAAAAATTCCACGCGGTGAATGGAATCGGTTCCATTGCCGAAATTACCGAAAGACTAAGCAATGTAATTGAAAAATTATAA
- a CDS encoding M3 family metallopeptidase: MSILTERFTTKYNTAPFSQIKIEDYAPAFTTTIAAARAEIDAITHNPEAPTFANTIEALEYSGDALERLSSIFFNLNSAETSDEMQKIAQEVSPVLTAFGNDITLNVDLFQRVKTVYDQIDQLNLTTEQHTLLTKKYKSFSRNGALLAEDKKARLREIDAELAKLSLTFGENVLAETNAYQLHLTDEKDLDGLPEGAIEAAHAIAKSQDKDGWIFTLDHPSYLPFVTYAHNRELRKAISIAFGRKGFQNNAFDNQEIVIKIANLRHERANLLGYASHAHFVLEERMAQSPQKVTAFLDDLQSKAKPAAEREFAQLTNFAKKLDPIDHLEKWDGAYYSEKLKQELFNLDDETLKPYFKLENVLNGAFTIAQKLFGISFTEIFDIDKYHEEVQTFEVKDNNGNLVAIFYADFFPRKGKRNGAWMTSYKHQSIQNGVNERPHVSIVCNFTKPTATKPSLLTFNEVTTLFHEFGHALHGMLANTTYPSLSGTSVYWDFVELPSQVMENWCYEPEALALFAKHYQTGEIIPMEYVEKIKESASFLEGMATLRQISFGLLDMGWHGQDPSGIRDVKAFENEQFASTKLYPDVAENAMSTSFSHIFQGGYSSGYYSYKWAEVLDADAFAYFQEQGIFNPEVAQRFKDNILSQGGTDHPMTLYKKFRGQEPKPEALLKRAGLL; the protein is encoded by the coding sequence ATGAGTATTTTAACCGAAAGATTTACTACCAAATATAACACTGCGCCGTTTTCGCAAATAAAAATTGAGGACTATGCTCCGGCATTTACAACAACAATCGCTGCGGCACGTGCCGAAATCGATGCTATAACCCACAATCCGGAAGCACCAACTTTTGCCAATACAATTGAAGCACTGGAATATTCCGGTGATGCTTTGGAACGCTTGTCGTCCATTTTCTTCAATTTGAATTCGGCGGAAACCAGTGATGAAATGCAAAAAATTGCCCAGGAAGTATCTCCTGTTTTAACGGCATTCGGAAATGACATCACTTTAAATGTCGATTTATTCCAACGCGTTAAAACCGTATACGACCAAATTGATCAACTTAATCTTACTACCGAACAGCACACACTGTTAACTAAAAAATACAAAAGTTTTTCACGAAACGGTGCTTTATTAGCAGAAGACAAAAAAGCCCGTTTACGCGAAATCGATGCCGAACTGGCCAAACTATCGTTAACCTTCGGTGAAAATGTGTTAGCCGAAACCAACGCTTATCAATTACACTTAACCGACGAAAAAGATCTTGACGGTTTACCAGAAGGTGCGATCGAAGCCGCACATGCCATCGCAAAAAGTCAGGATAAAGACGGTTGGATTTTCACCTTGGATCATCCGAGTTATTTACCATTTGTAACCTACGCCCACAATCGCGAATTGCGTAAAGCGATCAGCATTGCATTTGGTCGTAAAGGATTTCAGAATAACGCTTTCGACAATCAGGAAATCGTAATTAAAATTGCAAACCTACGTCACGAAAGAGCCAATCTTTTAGGATACGCCTCCCATGCCCATTTTGTATTGGAAGAACGTATGGCACAAAGTCCGCAAAAAGTAACCGCATTTTTGGATGACTTACAATCGAAAGCCAAACCGGCTGCCGAACGCGAATTTGCACAATTAACCAACTTTGCCAAAAAACTGGATCCGATTGATCATTTGGAAAAATGGGATGGTGCCTATTATTCCGAAAAATTAAAACAAGAACTTTTCAACCTCGACGACGAAACCTTAAAACCATACTTTAAATTAGAAAACGTACTAAACGGTGCCTTTACCATAGCACAAAAACTATTTGGCATCTCGTTTACCGAGATTTTTGACATCGATAAATACCACGAAGAAGTACAAACGTTTGAAGTAAAAGACAACAACGGAAATCTTGTCGCGATTTTTTACGCTGATTTTTTCCCAAGAAAAGGAAAACGCAATGGTGCCTGGATGACATCCTATAAACACCAATCGATTCAGAACGGAGTTAACGAACGACCGCATGTATCGATTGTTTGTAATTTCACCAAACCAACGGCAACCAAACCATCGTTACTTACCTTTAATGAAGTAACCACTTTATTCCACGAATTTGGCCATGCGCTACACGGCATGCTTGCCAACACCACCTATCCGAGCTTATCCGGAACCAGTGTATATTGGGACTTTGTAGAATTACCAAGTCAGGTAATGGAAAACTGGTGTTACGAACCGGAAGCCTTAGCTTTGTTTGCCAAACACTATCAAACCGGCGAAATCATCCCAATGGAATACGTCGAAAAGATAAAAGAAAGTGCCAGTTTTCTGGAAGGAATGGCCACCTTACGCCAAATCAGTTTTGGATTATTGGATATGGGATGGCACGGACAAGATCCGTCCGGAATCCGCGATGTAAAAGCTTTTGAAAACGAACAATTTGCTTCGACCAAACTCTATCCCGATGTAGCCGAAAATGCGATGAGTACTTCTTTTTCGCATATCTTCCAGGGCGGCTATTCGTCCGGATATTACAGCTACAAATGGGCCGAAGTTCTCGATGCCGACGCTTTTGCTTATTTCCAGGAACAAGGAATCTTTAATCCGGAAGTCGCACAACGCTTCAAAGACAACATCTTATCGCAAGGTGGAACCGACCATCCGATGACGCTTTATAAAAAATTCAGAGGTCAGGAACCAAAACCGGAAGCGCTCTTAAAACGCGCCGGATTACTATAA
- a CDS encoding phosphoribosyltransferase family protein: protein MEIQLHDKQFVPFLSAKEIDAAIAKMADAVAKDMNGEIPVFVGVLNGAFMVVSDFMKHYKHDCELSFVKMASYDGMQTTHEVKQLIGLNQDITGRSVVIIEDIVDTGNTIVELQKMFADKGVKQLKFATLFLKPEAYDKDITIDYIGLEIPNKFIVGFGLDYDGLGRNIPEVYQLK, encoded by the coding sequence ATGGAAATACAACTTCACGACAAACAATTTGTCCCGTTTCTTTCGGCAAAAGAAATCGATGCCGCTATTGCGAAAATGGCCGATGCCGTTGCAAAAGATATGAATGGTGAAATACCGGTTTTTGTAGGTGTACTTAACGGGGCCTTTATGGTGGTGTCCGATTTTATGAAGCACTATAAACACGATTGTGAATTGAGCTTTGTTAAAATGGCTTCTTACGACGGAATGCAAACCACACACGAGGTAAAACAACTGATCGGTTTAAATCAGGATATTACCGGAAGATCGGTAGTGATCATTGAAGATATAGTAGATACCGGAAATACCATAGTGGAATTACAGAAAATGTTTGCAGATAAAGGCGTGAAGCAATTGAAATTTGCGACACTTTTCCTCAAACCGGAAGCCTACGATAAGGATATCACGATCGATTATATCGGATTGGAAATTCCAAATAAGTTTATCGTCGGATTCGGATTGGATTACGACGGATTAGGACGTAATATCCCGGAAGTTTATCAATTAAAATAA
- a CDS encoding hemolysin family protein, with the protein MSEIALISARKNRLETAAKKGNTSAKTALELANSPNKFLSTVQIGITLIGILTGIYSGDNVTGDVKLFLEGFEMFRPYSQTLAVGIVVVILTFFSLVLGELLPKRIGLNYPEAIAKTVAVPMKVVSIVTAPFIWLLTASTDFVLNVLKIKPTADGKVTEEEIKAIIKEGTEGGEVQEIEQDIVERVFHIGDRKVNSLMTHRKAVVYLSLEDDVNEQKEKVLEEIHSVYPVCEDNLDEVVGVVLLKDLFASFEKGDFDLKAIVKEPVYLIEHTSAYKALELFKKTKVHYALITDEYGVVQGIITLNDILEALVGDAAEFYEEEFQLVAREDGTWLVDGHYSLHDFLTYFDMDDLINDYDVTTVSGLIMTELSYIPKVGEKLIWNKMELEVIDMDGVKIDKVLVRSLKE; encoded by the coding sequence ATGTCGGAAATAGCACTTATTTCAGCTCGTAAAAACCGTTTGGAAACCGCCGCGAAAAAAGGAAATACCAGTGCAAAAACAGCTTTAGAACTGGCTAATTCACCCAATAAATTCCTGTCGACCGTTCAGATCGGAATTACACTAATCGGAATTCTAACCGGTATTTATAGTGGTGATAACGTTACCGGCGACGTAAAACTGTTTTTAGAAGGATTTGAAATGTTCAGACCTTATTCGCAAACACTGGCTGTAGGTATTGTAGTTGTGATTTTAACGTTTTTCTCCCTGGTTTTAGGGGAGTTACTACCCAAACGAATCGGATTAAATTACCCGGAAGCGATTGCTAAAACGGTAGCGGTCCCGATGAAAGTGGTTTCGATTGTAACGGCACCTTTTATCTGGTTGTTGACCGCATCGACCGATTTTGTGCTAAACGTGTTGAAAATTAAGCCAACGGCCGATGGGAAAGTAACCGAAGAAGAAATTAAAGCCATCATTAAAGAAGGTACCGAAGGCGGGGAAGTGCAGGAAATCGAACAGGACATCGTGGAACGTGTTTTCCATATCGGTGACCGTAAGGTTAATTCCCTGATGACGCATCGTAAAGCAGTGGTGTATCTGTCGTTGGAAGATGATGTAAACGAACAAAAAGAAAAGGTGCTGGAAGAAATCCACTCCGTATATCCGGTGTGTGAAGACAATCTGGATGAGGTCGTTGGTGTCGTGTTGTTAAAAGACTTGTTTGCGAGTTTTGAAAAAGGCGATTTCGACCTGAAGGCGATTGTGAAAGAACCGGTTTACCTTATTGAACATACGTCGGCCTATAAAGCACTGGAGCTTTTTAAGAAAACGAAAGTACATTATGCTCTGATTACCGACGAATATGGTGTGGTACAAGGGATTATTACACTAAACGATATTCTGGAAGCACTTGTTGGTGATGCAGCCGAGTTCTACGAAGAGGAATTTCAGCTGGTAGCCCGCGAAGACGGAACCTGGTTGGTAGACGGACATTATTCGTTGCACGACTTCCTGACCTATTTCGATATGGATGATCTGATTAACGATTATGACGTTACAACTGTAAGCGGATTGATCATGACCGAATTGTCCTATATTCCAAAAGTTGGCGAAAAGCTGATCTGGAATAAAATGGAACTGGAAGTGATCGACATGGACGGTGTGAAAATCGATAAAGTATTAGTACGCTCATTAAAAGAGTAA
- the obgE gene encoding GTPase ObgE, translating into MTEGNFVDYVKIYVSSGKGGKGSTHLHREKFIEKGGPDGGDGGRGGHVYLVGNKGLWTLFHLKFARHIKAGHGGDGGSARSTGADGDDKYIEVPLGTVVRDKETNEILFEITEDGEKKILVKGGKGGLGNWHFRSSTNQTPRYSQPGMPAEEMDVILELKVLADVGLVGFPNAGKSTLLSVLTSAKPKIADYPFTTLKPNLGIVAYRDFQSFVIADIPGIIEGAAEGKGLGHYFLRHIERNSTLLFLVPADAPDIKKEYDILLDELRRYNPEMLDKDRLVVISKSDMLDDELKAEMKAQLDKEFKGIPYLFISSVAQQGLTELKDKLWQMLNQ; encoded by the coding sequence ATGACAGAAGGGAATTTTGTAGACTACGTAAAAATTTATGTTTCTTCCGGTAAAGGAGGGAAAGGGTCTACGCATTTGCATCGGGAGAAATTTATTGAAAAAGGGGGTCCCGATGGTGGAGATGGTGGTCGCGGTGGTCACGTATATCTGGTTGGGAACAAAGGTCTTTGGACATTGTTTCACCTTAAATTTGCACGCCATATCAAAGCCGGACACGGAGGAGACGGTGGTAGTGCGAGAAGTACCGGTGCCGATGGAGACGATAAATATATCGAAGTGCCATTGGGAACAGTGGTACGCGACAAAGAAACCAATGAAATACTTTTTGAAATAACCGAAGACGGTGAAAAAAAGATCCTTGTAAAAGGAGGTAAAGGTGGTTTGGGGAACTGGCATTTTAGAAGTTCAACCAACCAGACACCGCGTTATTCGCAACCGGGTATGCCGGCCGAAGAAATGGATGTGATCCTGGAGTTAAAAGTATTGGCCGATGTCGGACTGGTAGGATTTCCGAATGCCGGAAAATCGACCTTATTATCCGTATTGACTTCGGCGAAACCAAAAATTGCCGATTATCCGTTTACGACTTTAAAACCGAATCTGGGAATTGTGGCGTACCGCGATTTTCAATCGTTTGTGATTGCCGATATTCCGGGAATCATTGAAGGTGCGGCCGAAGGTAAAGGATTAGGACATTATTTCCTACGCCATATCGAACGAAACTCAACCTTGTTGTTTCTGGTTCCGGCGGATGCTCCGGATATCAAAAAAGAATACGATATTTTGTTGGATGAGTTACGTCGTTACAATCCGGAAATGTTGGATAAGGATCGTTTGGTTGTGATTTCGAAATCGGATATGCTCGACGACGAGTTAAAAGCCGAAATGAAAGCACAATTGGATAAGGAATTTAAAGGAATTCCGTATTTGTTTATCTCGTCGGTTGCCCAACAGGGATTAACCGAGTTAAAAGATAAATTATGGCAAATGCTTAATCAGTAA
- a CDS encoding S46 family peptidase, with amino-acid sequence MKKIILSLIATILLVPASVRADEGMWFLMFIERLNHRDMQKMGLQLTAEEIYSINHHSLKDAIVQFNGGCTAEMISKDGLVLTNHHCGYDAIAELSSPEANYLKNGFWAANRKAELKPKSLFVRFFVRMDDVSKRILSKVNDKMTEAEREAAINKEIALIEKENNEGGKYTVSVRPFFQGNEYYYFVYQDYKDVRLVGTPPENIGKFGGDTDNWEWPRHTGDFSMFRVYADANGNPAEYSPNNVPLQPKHHLPVNLGGVKENDFAMILGYPGRTNRWMPAGGIEQNVKFAYPAWVEGSKMGMDKMKTHMDQSDAVRLMYASKYASLANYWKNRQGMIDALTKFGTAKTKAAQEAKFDKWANQKENKEKYGHVVETINKYYALTNEKARHDNYLMTMLRSSAFGTISRTMGRQLENYAKADEAKRKEMYPGLVEMIDEFYKEAYIPAEKDILAGQLNLYATKAGYTLAPMVEKLGKENNNNFTKYVNNAFDSSVFASPEKVKAFLQNPNATTITNDPLVVLSNDLLNHYNAKSEVISKAQNDFGASFRLLVQGLRDSKLGPIKYPDANSTLRLTYGKVRALPADKRNDAKVNNYTTMDGMVKKYKKGDEEFDLPVRLMDMNKVKDYGRYADKDGSMHVNFLTDNDITGGNSGSPVLNGKGELIGLAFDGNIEAMAGDVIFDKNLQRTINVDIRYVLWVIDKFSNAKHIVDEMTIVK; translated from the coding sequence ATGAAAAAAATTATTTTATCCTTAATTGCTACGATACTGCTTGTACCTGCAAGTGTTAGAGCAGACGAAGGGATGTGGTTTTTGATGTTTATCGAGCGTTTAAACCACAGGGATATGCAAAAAATGGGATTGCAGTTAACCGCTGAGGAAATCTACAGTATTAACCACCACAGTCTTAAAGATGCAATCGTTCAGTTTAACGGAGGTTGTACTGCCGAAATGATTTCTAAAGACGGATTGGTATTAACAAACCACCACTGTGGTTATGATGCAATCGCAGAATTGTCTTCTCCGGAAGCCAACTACCTTAAAAATGGTTTCTGGGCTGCCAACAGAAAAGCAGAACTAAAACCGAAAAGCTTATTCGTTCGTTTCTTCGTTCGTATGGACGATGTGTCAAAAAGAATTTTATCGAAAGTAAACGATAAAATGACTGAGGCTGAGCGTGAAGCAGCAATCAACAAAGAAATTGCACTTATTGAAAAAGAAAACAACGAAGGTGGGAAATACACCGTTTCGGTTCGTCCGTTTTTCCAGGGTAACGAATATTACTATTTCGTGTATCAGGATTATAAAGATGTACGTTTAGTAGGAACGCCTCCTGAAAATATTGGAAAATTTGGTGGAGATACCGATAACTGGGAGTGGCCACGTCACACAGGTGACTTCTCTATGTTCCGTGTGTATGCAGATGCAAACGGAAACCCGGCTGAATATTCTCCAAACAATGTGCCATTACAACCAAAACACCACTTACCGGTTAACCTTGGTGGTGTAAAAGAAAATGATTTCGCAATGATCTTAGGATATCCAGGTAGAACAAACCGTTGGATGCCAGCTGGCGGAATCGAGCAAAACGTAAAATTCGCGTACCCGGCTTGGGTTGAAGGTTCAAAAATGGGAATGGATAAAATGAAAACCCATATGGATCAAAGCGATGCGGTACGTTTAATGTATGCCTCTAAATATGCGTCATTGGCAAACTACTGGAAAAACCGTCAGGGAATGATCGACGCGTTAACAAAATTCGGTACTGCTAAAACAAAAGCAGCTCAGGAAGCGAAATTCGACAAATGGGCGAATCAGAAAGAAAACAAAGAAAAGTATGGTCATGTGGTGGAAACCATCAATAAATACTATGCTTTAACAAATGAAAAAGCACGTCATGATAACTATTTAATGACGATGTTACGTTCTAGTGCTTTCGGTACGATTTCAAGAACTATGGGTAGACAATTGGAAAATTACGCAAAAGCAGATGAAGCCAAACGTAAAGAAATGTACCCGGGTCTTGTTGAAATGATCGACGAATTCTACAAAGAAGCGTATATTCCGGCTGAAAAAGATATCCTTGCGGGTCAGTTAAACCTATATGCTACAAAAGCAGGATATACATTGGCGCCAATGGTAGAGAAATTAGGAAAAGAGAACAACAACAATTTTACAAAATATGTAAACAATGCATTTGATAGCAGTGTGTTCGCTTCTCCGGAAAAAGTAAAAGCGTTTTTACAAAACCCTAACGCGACTACGATTACAAACGATCCGTTAGTAGTATTGTCGAATGACTTATTAAACCACTACAACGCAAAATCGGAAGTGATCTCTAAAGCACAAAACGATTTCGGAGCATCTTTCCGTTTATTGGTTCAAGGATTACGTGATTCAAAATTAGGTCCTATCAAATATCCGGATGCAAACTCAACACTACGTTTAACGTACGGAAAAGTTCGCGCTTTGCCAGCTGACAAACGTAATGATGCGAAAGTAAATAACTATACGACTATGGACGGTATGGTTAAAAAATACAAAAAAGGTGACGAAGAATTCGACTTACCGGTTCGTTTAATGGACATGAACAAAGTAAAAGACTACGGTCGTTATGCAGATAAAGACGGTTCTATGCACGTGAACTTCTTAACCGATAACGATATTACAGGTGGTAACTCTGGTTCTCCGGTATTAAACGGTAAAGGGGAATTAATCGGTTTGGCATTCGACGGAAACATCGAAGCGATGGCGGGTGACGTGATCTTTGACAAAAACTTACAAAGAACTATCAACGTGGATATTCGTTATGTATTATGGGTGATCGACAAGTTCTCCAATGCAAAACACATCGTTGACGAAATGACAATCGTGAAATAA
- a CDS encoding 5-(carboxyamino)imidazole ribonucleotide synthase, with protein sequence MNYFSSDFKLGILGGGQLGKMLLTETRKFDIQTYILDPSAEAPSQYGATRFFQGDLMDFETVYRFGKKVNLLTIEIENINLDALDQLEQEGLAVYPSPKTLRLIQNKGRQKDFYSENNIPTAPYRRFTDKDNLIQSVANNETNIPFVWKSAQFGYDGNGVKIIRTASDLTTLPDTECIAEQMIPFKNELAVIVSRTPSGSIKTYPVVEMEFHPEANQVEYVICPARIDETVAQKARAIALQVSEKFNHVGLLAVEMFQTEDDTILVNEVAPRPHNSGHYSIEASYTSQFEQHIRAILDLPLGNTDSKVAGIMVNLVGEEGYSGPVIYQNIEKILAIDGVTPHIYGKRETRPFRKMGHVTIVNENINEARKTAEIVKNTIKVISHS encoded by the coding sequence ATGAATTATTTTTCTTCTGATTTTAAATTAGGGATACTTGGTGGCGGACAGTTAGGCAAAATGCTACTTACCGAAACCCGTAAGTTCGACATCCAGACCTATATCCTTGATCCAAGTGCCGAAGCACCGTCGCAATATGGAGCCACGCGTTTTTTCCAGGGTGACCTGATGGATTTCGAAACCGTATACCGTTTCGGTAAAAAAGTAAACCTTCTAACCATCGAAATCGAAAATATCAACCTTGACGCTTTAGACCAACTCGAGCAGGAAGGACTGGCCGTTTATCCATCTCCTAAGACCCTGCGGCTAATTCAAAATAAGGGCCGACAAAAAGATTTTTATTCCGAAAACAATATCCCTACAGCACCTTACCGTAGGTTTACCGATAAAGACAATCTGATTCAATCGGTAGCTAACAACGAAACCAACATACCGTTTGTATGGAAAAGTGCCCAGTTTGGTTATGATGGCAATGGTGTAAAAATTATCCGTACTGCCAGCGACCTTACTACTCTACCCGATACCGAATGTATAGCGGAGCAGATGATTCCGTTTAAAAATGAACTTGCGGTAATTGTAAGTCGCACACCATCCGGATCGATCAAGACCTATCCGGTAGTCGAAATGGAATTCCACCCGGAAGCCAATCAGGTCGAATACGTAATCTGTCCGGCCCGTATAGACGAAACGGTTGCACAAAAAGCACGGGCGATCGCATTACAGGTTTCCGAAAAATTCAACCATGTTGGTTTATTGGCGGTAGAAATGTTCCAAACCGAAGACGACACTATTCTGGTAAACGAAGTAGCACCGAGACCTCACAATTCCGGGCATTACTCGATTGAAGCCAGCTATACTTCGCAATTTGAACAACACATCCGCGCTATTCTTGATTTACCCTTAGGCAATACCGATAGTAAAGTTGCCGGTATTATGGTAAACTTAGTCGGTGAAGAAGGTTATTCCGGTCCGGTTATCTACCAGAATATCGAAAAAATATTAGCCATCGATGGTGTAACCCCTCATATATACGGAAAAAGAGAAACCCGTCCTTTCCGTAAAATGGGTCACGTAACCATTGTAAACGAAAATATTAACGAAGCCCGCAAAACCGCAGAAATAGTCAAAAATACGATCAAAGTAATTAGTCACTCCTAA